DNA from Triticum aestivum cultivar Chinese Spring chromosome 7D, IWGSC CS RefSeq v2.1, whole genome shotgun sequence:
CTTAGCGATCTACAACATTGGTATTGTTGATAATGCATAAAGGCATTCCGTGTTTTAGTATGAATATAGCAGTTATGAGAGAATAACTATGTTAGATGCATTTTAAATATTGTTTTGGCTAAATCACCAAGGTAGGAGTGTACATATTCATAGCACATTGTGTTACTATAGAAATATCTTATATTCAGATGACTTTTACTGCATCTAATATATTTAGAATAGATGTAAAGCATCAAAAAGTCTCACTGGAAAAAAATGGAACCTCCTGTATATCACCCAATAAGCGTTACTATGTAAATCATGGTCTACTCCACGTATTTCTGTCCATAGAGAAATCCACATGTGAGAAAATCACAATTATGTATAAATAGTTAGAGTCTACATGTAAGATATTGATATAATCAACGACCATTAATGAAGTTCAAATATAAATTTGTGATGGCAAATTTTGCATTTGTCTAACTTACGCTTGGCGTTGGGACAGAGTTAGCTATGCTTATTCCTTAGATGActtcattgtttcttcttcaagaAAAGAAATTGACAAAGGGTAGCTTACAAATTGGATGTTGCATGCTTTTTCCCATTTCGAACACTTGATGGTTGCCATCCATTGTTATATATATTTTCACCATTTATGCCTAACATGAACAAGGTAGAAATGAGGACCATTTAATATTGATCAAAATGCTAAGAAATGATGTTGTAGTTCAAGAAAATATTCAACAACCTAGAAACAATTATCAATATTTTTTGTAATTCTGATTAATTCAAGAAACAATTATATGTGTGAGTAGTTTGTGCTTATTAGCTTGATCTCGATACAAACAATGGTCACCGATGGAGTTCAAAGATAAATTCAAGATATGTCAGGTTTTTTGCTTTATGCAAGACAATAATGTAGTGACAATTTGCATATTTGACAGTAAATAAGTCAAACTACCAAGAAAATTGGCTTGCCGTGGTTCGGTGCAACTGAACTGCAACCTACATGTGTTATCTTGAAGCCGTAGAACATTAAACTTTCattcaaataaaacaaaacaaaaatggatGCAATAAATGGCAAAAGTATACTTTCAATTTTACAATACAAAAAATGAAGTTGTTATCAATGCATTATTACGTAGAGAAGATATTTACACCGCTTATTTTTTTATGATCAAATATTTTAGGGAAGTATGGAATAATTCCACAACAAAAGACAAGTCTAGCCGCGCAATTGCGCGGGTCACTCCGCTAGTTTATTGTAAAACGAGAGCAAATTTTCAAATTCCAGAACATTTttggaaaacacaaacatttttaaatTGGTGAACATATTTTGGAAACAGGTAAAACTTTTGAAATGAAGAACAAAATTTTGAACCTGAGGACAATTTTAAAATCCCGAAGCTTTTTTGTATATGTGAACAAAATATTGAAAATGGAAACATTTTTCAATAACTTCAAACTTTTTGTATAACACAAAAAAACAATtccataaattttttgaaaatgcaaacattttaTAAATTGGTGAGTAAATTTGAGAATTGGTACAGATTTTCAAATGCACAACAAAATTTTGAATCTGATACAATTTGAAAATCCCGAagatttttttgaaaataaaaaaaattctaaaataaaaagAAACTTTGTATAACACGAACTATTTCAACTTCAAAATGTTTTTAAAATACTGAAACAAAATTTGAAACGAATTTTTTTCGAATATTTGGAACAAATTTGAAAATATACAATTAAAAGAAACAGATaataggaaaagaaaaaggaaacagaaaaaagaaaaagaaaaacagaatcagaaaaaaggaaaagaagccagtttaggaaccttctagaaggatcCCAGAACCGAGAAAACCGGCTAGGAAtcttctggaaggttcccaaaactggaACTGCCAGCTATacgtgcatttgtagatgggctgGCCCAATCAATTGCGCACCTGTGCGTTTGGTCGACACTTTGACGCAGAGAGCGTCAAATAGGGAATTCGCCCTTTTGCTATTATTATCCAAGCAGGCCACAAGCGCAGCAGACGTTCAGTTACAGGGCTGAATGAAATCGGCCTGGTCTATCCACACAAAGCCTAAAAAGCCCAGCCCCACTCTCCCTCCATTCTTCGCAGTCGTCGCCTCCCACTCCCCCACTTCCTCACTGCCAACCGGGCGCGATGGAGCTGGAGCTCgaagcaggcggcggcggcagcggcggaagAGTGGTTTCCCTGTCCAGCGAGTCCCCGACGGCCGACCTCGGCCGCGGCGACCTGGTTACGGCAGACCTCAACATGTCGCGCCGCCACGTGTCGCTCCGCCTCGTGGGCGGCGGAGAGCCTAGGGTCGCCTTCGAGGTCGTGGGGAGGAACCCCGTGCTCGTCCGCTCGTCAGTCGGAGGAGACAAGGTGTACCGCCGCGGCGAGGCGGGCGAGCTCCGGGCCGGGGACGGGCTGTCTCTGTCGCTGAAGGCGCCGTCGTTCTGGACGGTGCGGAGGacgggcggggaggaggaggcggttgcgggtgcggaggtggaggtggacacCGCGGTGCTGGACGCGGTGGCGAGGCGGGAGAAGCGGAcgcgggagaggaaggagagggagaggcgagcgaCGGAGGAGGCCATGGAGGTGACGAAGGAGGAGGTTATGGCGGCGTCTGGTGATGACGAGTTGGATGAGGAAGTAGAGGATCTGAAAATTGATCTTGATAGCATCGACCCGGTTCAAGGTGAGCTTGGGTTGGGTTGTTCTTCCTTTCAGAGAGAGAATGCAATCTCGGTGCTGGTTAATTTGTTGGGGGCAATGTTGCAGATAGAAATTGGCATGGCATTCGGGTCAAGGTTACATTGTAGTAGCTTACATTAGTGCATTGCCTGTTTTCAAACCCTGCCTCTTATGGTTAGGATGTGTTAGTTATTGGTTAATGATAGTACATGTTTAACGGCTGCTAATTTCTGTATACATt
Protein-coding regions in this window:
- the LOC123166020 gene encoding sarcoplasmic reticulum histidine-rich calcium-binding protein, with amino-acid sequence MELELEAGGGGSGGRVVSLSSESPTADLGRGDLVTADLNMSRRHVSLRLVGGGEPRVAFEVVGRNPVLVRSSVGGDKVYRRGEAGELRAGDGLSLSLKAPSFWTVRRTGGEEEAVAGAEVEVDTAVLDAVARREKRTRERKERERRATEEAMEVTKEEVMAASGDDELDEEVEDLKIDLDSIDPVQEFGFLSMGHEFDNYPKGRIRPPKDWNWFLEEIRKGSDDEDDDDVSNTGRKSRGRSGVNKKKKKREGEDDDEWTDESEDGKDSLLTGASVKRPKKYVTRSKDPKKPRKDNSKTENDDTMDEQDETDEDDEADETLGGFIVGEEDEPMEELSEEEEEDEFDDEDEDD